In the Nitrospinota bacterium genome, one interval contains:
- a CDS encoding phage tail protein encodes MGFSINIPTPKITIPKVNIGNKIANAGIWAANQLTGAGIPTIEQSENAINRTMDGIGAELDRLTHLAKLAKASVYSDISKIPIPYGVTRAEGRVKYRNYSGTKDEYLHLCIEFGEGEVGGIDEIYFDEELAFNAAGTLQARFKDDASNPYAWVTKHYGTVPQTADAGLMAEFGTDYPSTRRFTGTAYIYLKLQYDQNIYTRVPHITANIRGRKVYDPRNGTTAYSANAALAINDYLQFPRGGKGLPSSMVNADYIKSAADVCDQQVEEFQGSGTTIAKFEANGLVDTSKTMFQNIQDLLTACRGWLPFIQGEYRLIIEKDEEPVFDFDSSNVMEGTLTVSGGSKEDMLNRVKVKFSNRITDSGTGAISWQPGLAVEDSSVFRADDNGVVLESEIEMPFEISPYRAHYRGETVLKRSRQPLAASFVASPEAIVCTPGDVVTYTKDSLGWEKKKFRIHKMMHPADSLGLVAVVLKEHEPTVYDHTVPVEITTPPDTTIHSMFSVPAPTGLTLLADNSVHQTGPDGTVIHRIKATWTAPADAFVVDYDFEYKVSGGAEDWTRTRIPKTTEHYIKGVKGEQNYDVRVRAVNSIGVVSPYVTKTNWPVNKKTTTPSAPSSLSAAAVFGGIRLKWINPTEIDFSYIKIYRHTSDSLSSATMIADVRGNVFIDKYANPGNTYYYWIVAINTSDSASAFHPALNGVTCVSDDIQKKIKSYNAGPVTIAYSAPGMLLNQIQLPAVPTKYEWQCKVKNTSTSAVNYNIVIETRSLIGGSWTYWAVKTYNFTVAALTEDHKYGYVNNRSPYMWNSYHNIKAYTTTVGATLELSEIFFEVWGEEIPF; translated from the coding sequence ATGGGTTTTTCAATTAATATCCCCACACCGAAAATAACCATCCCGAAGGTAAATATCGGGAACAAGATAGCGAACGCCGGCATATGGGCGGCGAACCAGCTCACAGGCGCAGGTATCCCCACGATAGAACAGAGCGAAAATGCGATCAATCGCACGATGGATGGTATCGGCGCGGAACTCGATAGATTGACGCATCTGGCAAAACTCGCAAAGGCTTCTGTCTATTCGGATATTTCCAAGATACCGATACCGTACGGCGTAACCCGCGCGGAAGGGCGCGTGAAATACAGGAACTACTCCGGCACAAAGGACGAATACCTCCATCTCTGCATAGAGTTCGGCGAAGGGGAGGTCGGCGGAATAGACGAGATATATTTCGACGAAGAGCTCGCGTTCAACGCGGCAGGCACCCTGCAGGCAAGATTCAAGGACGACGCCAGCAATCCCTACGCATGGGTGACGAAGCATTATGGCACGGTCCCGCAGACGGCCGACGCCGGTCTGATGGCGGAGTTCGGAACGGACTATCCGTCAACGCGCCGGTTCACAGGTACCGCCTATATATATCTTAAACTACAGTACGACCAGAACATCTATACCCGCGTTCCGCACATAACGGCGAATATCCGGGGGCGGAAGGTTTACGACCCGCGCAACGGCACGACCGCCTACAGCGCGAACGCCGCGCTGGCGATAAACGATTACCTCCAGTTTCCCCGGGGTGGCAAGGGACTGCCGTCGTCGATGGTGAACGCGGACTATATAAAATCGGCCGCCGATGTCTGCGACCAGCAGGTCGAGGAGTTCCAGGGTTCCGGCACGACCATCGCGAAGTTCGAGGCAAACGGTCTGGTCGACACGTCGAAAACGATGTTCCAAAATATTCAGGATCTCCTTACAGCCTGTCGAGGCTGGCTGCCGTTCATCCAGGGGGAGTACCGCCTCATCATAGAAAAGGACGAAGAGCCGGTGTTCGACTTCGACAGCTCGAACGTGATGGAAGGAACCCTCACCGTTAGCGGAGGGTCGAAGGAGGATATGCTCAACCGCGTGAAAGTGAAGTTCTCAAACCGGATAACCGATTCCGGCACAGGCGCGATAAGCTGGCAGCCGGGCCTAGCCGTGGAGGACAGCTCTGTTTTCCGCGCGGATGATAACGGAGTGGTGCTCGAAAGCGAGATCGAGATGCCGTTCGAGATCTCGCCATACCGCGCGCACTACCGGGGCGAAACAGTTCTCAAGCGGAGCCGTCAGCCCCTTGCCGCGTCGTTCGTTGCCAGCCCGGAGGCTATCGTCTGCACGCCTGGTGACGTGGTGACATATACAAAAGATTCGCTTGGCTGGGAGAAAAAGAAGTTCCGCATCCACAAGATGATGCACCCGGCCGACTCGCTCGGCCTGGTCGCGGTCGTGCTGAAGGAGCACGAGCCGACGGTATATGACCACACCGTCCCGGTCGAGATAACCACACCGCCAGACACGACGATCCACAGCATGTTCTCTGTTCCGGCGCCGACCGGTCTGACGCTTCTTGCCGATAATTCGGTACATCAGACCGGGCCTGATGGTACGGTCATTCACCGCATAAAGGCGACATGGACCGCCCCGGCGGACGCGTTCGTGGTCGATTACGATTTTGAATACAAGGTGAGCGGAGGGGCGGAGGACTGGACGCGGACACGGATACCGAAAACGACTGAACACTATATCAAAGGGGTGAAGGGGGAGCAGAATTATGATGTCAGGGTTCGCGCCGTCAACTCGATAGGCGTTGTCTCTCCATACGTCACCAAGACGAACTGGCCAGTAAATAAGAAAACCACCACGCCAAGCGCGCCAAGCAGTTTATCTGCCGCAGCAGTATTTGGCGGAATAAGATTGAAGTGGATTAATCCTACGGAAATAGATTTTAGCTATATCAAAATATATAGGCACACCAGTGATTCCCTTTCTAGCGCGACCATGATTGCAGATGTGCGGGGTAATGTATTTATAGATAAATATGCCAATCCCGGTAACACATATTATTACTGGATTGTCGCTATTAATACAAGCGATTCCGCCAGTGCATTTCATCCTGCGCTTAACGGGGTTACATGTGTAAGTGATGATATACAGAAGAAAATTAAAAGCTACAATGCTGGGCCGGTAACGATCGCATATTCAGCCCCCGGTATGTTGTTAAACCAGATACAACTTCCCGCTGTTCCAACAAAATATGAGTGGCAATGCAAGGTGAAAAACACATCTACCTCAGCGGTAAATTACAATATAGTTATAGAAACACGTTCACTTATCGGTGGCTCATGGACATATTGGGCGGTAAAAACTTATAATTTTACAGTCGCGGCATTAACTGAAGATCATAAATATGGCTATGTGAATAACAGATCCCCTTACATGTGGAACAGTTATCATAATATAAAGGCTTACACAACAACCGTTGGAGCAACATTGGAATTGTCGGAAATATTTTTCGAGGTGTGGGGGGAAGAGATCCCTTTCTAA
- a CDS encoding DUF1566 domain-containing protein, whose protein sequence is MKWLLLISLFLVSCGVPSGNDNQAAPGTTDVICEPPTDIRYKSITVRGKENVNDQQFPDSRFVKLDVSGKPLSDQTAKYSTQAWQCVEDKELNVIWEVKTLGTDHRGLRDYRNTFTYPPDGDSPYTCTMPFYINAVNDIAFCGRTNWTLPTAESLLSLAGKYDMFPDTVFAWHATSDFLVQGATKGQAVYFEFDKTLLDIADLQHSNYYAVRLMSKNY, encoded by the coding sequence ATGAAATGGCTTCTTTTAATCTCCCTGTTTCTGGTGTCGTGCGGGGTCCCGTCGGGTAACGATAATCAGGCGGCTCCGGGAACAACAGATGTGATATGTGAGCCCCCAACAGACATCCGCTACAAAAGCATAACAGTACGCGGGAAAGAGAATGTCAACGACCAGCAGTTCCCAGACTCAAGATTTGTAAAGCTTGATGTATCTGGAAAACCTCTTTCCGACCAGACGGCTAAATACAGCACCCAAGCGTGGCAATGCGTAGAAGATAAAGAATTAAATGTCATATGGGAAGTAAAAACGCTTGGGACTGATCACAGGGGATTAAGAGATTACCGCAACACTTTCACTTACCCCCCAGATGGAGATTCTCCTTATACTTGCACTATGCCCTTCTATATAAATGCAGTCAACGATATCGCTTTTTGCGGACGGACGAACTGGACACTACCAACAGCCGAGAGCCTACTTTCATTGGCTGGCAAATATGACATGTTCCCTGATACGGTTTTTGCATGGCATGCTACGTCTGATTTCCTCGTGCAAGGCGCGACCAAAGGTCAGGCTGTGTATTTCGAGTTCGACAAAACTTTGCTCGACATCGCCGACCTGCAACACAGCAACTACTACGCTGTGCGGCTAATGTCTAAAAATTATTAG
- a CDS encoding type I restriction enzyme HsdR N-terminal domain-containing protein produces the protein MAVPKRVVERISKKLKNYQSILASAKERDINEADTVTIIKDLLEDLFGYDKYSDITSEYAIRGTYCDLAIKVKNRLLLLIEVKAIGLDLKDKHTKQSVDYAANEGCEWVALTNGIEWLIYKIKFAQPIDKEIVLSFNLLEMNHRKTDDIESLYLLSKEGRGNSSLKEFHAQRQAVSRYLIAAAIMGDSVLKEIRKELKKLNPKVRLEIGDIAPVVKQEVLKRDLVDGDKAMDAVKKLNRASARTTRKAEPPPPPEVQG, from the coding sequence ATGGCTGTTCCGAAAAGGGTCGTCGAGCGTATCAGTAAAAAGTTAAAAAATTATCAGTCTATTCTTGCGTCTGCAAAGGAGCGAGACATAAACGAAGCTGATACCGTAACCATCATCAAAGACCTGCTAGAGGATCTGTTCGGCTACGACAAATACAGCGACATCACATCCGAATATGCCATCAGGGGAACGTACTGCGATCTTGCCATCAAGGTAAAGAACAGGCTTCTCCTGCTCATAGAAGTAAAAGCCATCGGCCTCGACCTCAAAGACAAGCATACAAAACAGTCGGTCGATTACGCTGCCAACGAAGGTTGCGAGTGGGTGGCTCTTACAAACGGAATCGAATGGCTTATATATAAAATCAAATTCGCCCAGCCTATCGACAAGGAGATCGTGCTCTCCTTCAATCTCCTTGAGATGAACCACAGAAAAACGGACGATATAGAAAGCCTTTACCTCCTTTCGAAAGAGGGGCGGGGTAACTCATCTCTAAAAGAGTTCCATGCCCAAAGGCAGGCTGTGAGCCGATACCTGATTGCGGCCGCGATCATGGGTGACTCCGTGCTGAAAGAGATCAGAAAGGAACTCAAGAAGCTCAATCCCAAAGTGAGGCTAGAGATAGGGGACATCGCGCCGGTCGTGAAACAGGAGGTCTTGAAGCGCGACCTTGTAGACGGGGATAAGGCGATGGATGCGGTAAAGAAACTGAACCGCGCAAGCGCAAGGACTACCAGGAAGGCCGAGCCTCCCCCACCCCCGGAGGTGCAGGGATGA
- the hemW gene encoding radical SAM family heme chaperone HemW, with amino-acid sequence MKGFPGIYLHVPFCRSKCAYCDFSSFAQKEPLMEPYADSVIKEISAAQDFTPSTIYIGGGTPSFLPANLLERIFNSLQKKYSIAPEMEITLEMNPAGGSAEYLKELRRLGINRLSIGVQSFSSEKLKKIGRDADPSDAYTSFDNARSAGFENISADIIYGAPGEGMGEVLSDIEKVVELNPEHISAYQLTYTEGTPIYEAKRRGEISPIDEEGEADIYGEVSRLLISKGYRHYEISNYSKAGMESLHNTGYWMGDDYRGFGSSAHSFIGGERFENIAKPETYIETVSRGGNPSKKIIEDDKERFANYLLMRLRLIGDEITFREIDTSFGGSFREKFKIPLHLLENQGLILVSQTGFQLTEKGLFLLNFILLEFIKVL; translated from the coding sequence ATGAAAGGTTTTCCAGGAATTTATCTTCACGTTCCATTCTGCCGTTCGAAGTGCGCCTACTGCGACTTTTCATCTTTCGCGCAAAAGGAGCCGCTTATGGAACCGTATGCGGACTCGGTTATAAAGGAGATCTCCGCAGCACAAGATTTCACCCCTTCGACGATCTATATAGGGGGAGGTACCCCATCTTTTCTTCCTGCAAATCTACTGGAAAGAATATTCAATTCACTGCAAAAAAAGTACAGCATCGCCCCGGAAATGGAGATCACCCTCGAAATGAATCCGGCAGGCGGGAGCGCAGAGTATCTGAAGGAGTTGCGAAGGCTCGGTATAAACAGGCTGAGCATAGGGGTGCAGAGTTTCAGTAGCGAAAAGTTGAAAAAAATTGGTAGGGATGCCGACCCGTCAGACGCATACACTTCTTTTGATAACGCAAGAAGCGCCGGATTTGAAAATATTTCAGCGGATATCATCTACGGAGCGCCAGGGGAGGGGATGGGGGAAGTCTTGTCCGACATCGAAAAAGTTGTTGAGTTGAATCCCGAACATATTTCCGCCTATCAGCTCACTTATACAGAGGGGACGCCAATCTACGAAGCGAAAAGGAGAGGGGAGATTTCACCAATCGATGAAGAGGGAGAAGCCGATATCTATGGTGAGGTTTCCCGGTTACTGATATCCAAAGGTTACCGGCATTATGAGATATCAAATTACTCGAAGGCCGGGATGGAATCTTTACACAACACCGGATACTGGATGGGGGATGACTACCGCGGATTTGGAAGCTCGGCACACTCCTTTATAGGAGGTGAGAGATTCGAGAATATCGCAAAGCCTGAAACCTATATTGAAACGGTATCAAGGGGAGGGAACCCCTCAAAAAAGATAATTGAAGACGATAAGGAGAGATTCGCGAACTATCTTCTGATGAGGTTAAGGCTCATAGGGGATGAGATCACCTTTCGGGAAATTGATACCAGTTTCGGCGGAAGTTTTCGGGAAAAATTCAAAATCCCCCTTCATCTCTTGGAAAATCAAGGGCTTATACTAGTGTCTCAAACCGGATTTCAGCTGACAGAAAAAGGTCTGTTTTTGTTAAACTTTATCTTGTTGGAGTTCATAAAAGTGTTATAA
- a CDS encoding sigma-54-dependent Fis family transcriptional regulator → MTDPRLKVFKHISDIVGSVIDIDNLFDVILVTATKIMNAKASSLLLKDELTGKLFFHIATGDKKDEVRRYELEKGEGLAGWVAENGQPILVPNVKEDPRWSSKIAEETSFETNSIACSPMKVDNRILGVIEIIDHEDGSVLDSNDLEMLNAFSELSAALILKARVYSSVKSQATRLKKELDQKFTIIGDSPIMKKVMSDCAKVAHSKATVMVTGNSGTGKELIARYIHDSSPRSENPFIAVNCAALVETLLESELFGHEKGSFTGADSKKAGLFEAANGGTIFLDEIGETSPNMQIKLLRVLQEGAFNRVGGLATINVDVRVIAATNRDLEEEVKAGKFREDLYYRLNVVRVKMPDLKERKDDIPLLVSHFIQKFRKNSKYEAEGISTDAMEVLKKYHWPGNVRQLENVVERALIMGSGKEIKPADLPFEIFEQGEGKVEVGISLKDAQDNFKREFIRRTLDSTGGSKTKAAQLLDIQRTYLSRLIKELGIE, encoded by the coding sequence ATGACTGATCCGCGTCTAAAAGTTTTTAAACATATATCCGATATCGTCGGTTCTGTAATAGATATTGATAATCTTTTCGACGTTATTCTGGTTACCGCTACCAAGATAATGAATGCCAAAGCGAGCTCATTACTCCTCAAGGATGAGCTGACCGGCAAGCTCTTTTTCCACATCGCCACAGGTGACAAGAAGGATGAGGTTCGCAGGTATGAGCTTGAAAAAGGGGAAGGTCTCGCAGGGTGGGTAGCCGAGAACGGACAGCCGATACTTGTACCTAATGTAAAAGAGGATCCACGCTGGAGCAGCAAAATTGCGGAGGAGACCAGTTTTGAAACCAACTCCATAGCATGCTCCCCGATGAAGGTCGATAACAGGATACTAGGCGTTATCGAGATCATCGACCATGAGGATGGAAGCGTGCTTGATAGCAACGATCTGGAAATGCTGAACGCCTTCAGCGAACTCTCCGCCGCCCTTATATTGAAGGCGAGGGTCTATTCATCCGTAAAAAGTCAGGCTACCCGTTTGAAAAAGGAGCTCGACCAGAAATTTACAATAATCGGCGACAGCCCAATTATGAAGAAAGTCATGTCCGACTGTGCGAAGGTGGCGCATTCAAAGGCAACTGTGATGGTTACCGGTAACAGCGGAACAGGGAAGGAACTGATAGCAAGGTATATTCATGACTCGAGCCCCCGGAGCGAAAATCCGTTCATTGCCGTAAACTGCGCCGCGCTTGTTGAGACACTCCTCGAAAGCGAGCTTTTCGGCCATGAGAAAGGATCCTTCACCGGAGCGGACTCGAAAAAGGCCGGCCTTTTCGAAGCGGCGAACGGCGGGACTATATTCCTTGATGAAATAGGCGAAACGTCGCCGAACATGCAGATAAAACTTCTTCGTGTATTGCAGGAGGGGGCGTTCAACCGCGTTGGAGGGCTGGCGACGATAAATGTCGATGTGCGCGTCATTGCGGCAACGAACCGCGACCTTGAGGAAGAGGTCAAAGCGGGAAAATTCCGTGAGGATCTTTACTACCGCCTTAATGTCGTGCGGGTGAAGATGCCGGATCTAAAGGAGCGTAAGGACGATATACCGCTCCTTGTTTCACACTTTATCCAGAAGTTCCGCAAGAACTCAAAATACGAAGCTGAAGGGATTTCAACCGATGCGATGGAAGTGCTGAAGAAATATCATTGGCCTGGCAACGTAAGGCAACTTGAGAATGTGGTAGAACGCGCTCTCATAATGGGGAGCGGGAAAGAGATAAAACCTGCCGACCTTCCGTTTGAGATATTCGAACAGGGTGAAGGGAAGGTAGAGGTCGGCATTTCTCTAAAGGATGCCCAGGACAATTTCAAGCGTGAGTTCATAAGGCGTACGCTCGACAGCACCGGCGGAAGCAAGACGAAGGCGGCGCAGTTGCTCGACATACAGCGCACCTACCTCTCGCGCCTCATCAAGGAACTCGGCATCGAATAA
- a CDS encoding glucose-6-phosphate isomerase, translating to MINSRDILVDYTNMLEKAIGGEHGISEKEITEAVAKTPAVHSRLNELRTNGTIGFFDLASNDTAPLIKFARKIREKYENLVVLGIGGSALGASAVQSALNPSFYNLLARNKRKGFPRLFVADNIDPDWFDEVLSIADPKKTIYNVISKSGTTAETMSQFMVVFDLLRSKLKGKWKKRVVITTDAKNGILREIVDEFGLESFEIPANVGGRFSVFTPVGLLPLACAGIDINLLLDGASRMAERCSSEKFNENPAYILGALHYLADVRKGKSSTVMMPYSTKLYGVADWFRQLWAESLGKAKDLQGKQVNTGQTPIKALGVTDQHSQVQLYVEGPNDKMFVFLEIENFSKEVVIPEVFEDKAPLKYLAGKSLNKLIKTEMEGTEYALTTHNRPSMTIKLPELNAHTLGQLMFMLEAATAYAGGLYGIDPFDQPGVEFGKKYTYAMMGREGFEKMRSELETGSGSVKRRTV from the coding sequence ATGATCAATTCAAGGGATATCCTTGTCGACTATACCAATATGCTGGAAAAGGCAATTGGTGGCGAACATGGCATATCTGAAAAGGAAATTACAGAAGCTGTCGCAAAAACCCCCGCAGTACACTCTCGTTTGAATGAGCTGCGCACGAACGGCACAATTGGGTTCTTCGACCTTGCATCAAACGACACTGCTCCTCTCATAAAATTCGCGCGGAAAATACGGGAGAAGTACGAAAACCTGGTCGTTCTCGGCATAGGGGGCTCTGCTCTAGGCGCGTCAGCGGTTCAATCCGCTCTAAATCCATCCTTCTATAATCTCCTTGCGCGAAACAAAAGAAAAGGTTTTCCGCGGCTCTTCGTTGCCGACAATATTGATCCAGACTGGTTCGATGAAGTCCTCTCCATCGCCGATCCGAAGAAGACAATATACAACGTAATATCAAAGTCGGGGACGACTGCCGAGACGATGAGCCAATTCATGGTGGTTTTCGATCTTTTGAGATCAAAGCTGAAAGGGAAGTGGAAAAAAAGGGTGGTGATCACTACCGACGCGAAGAACGGGATACTGCGCGAGATAGTGGACGAATTCGGGCTGGAGTCGTTCGAGATACCGGCAAACGTTGGGGGTCGCTTCTCAGTATTCACTCCGGTCGGCCTCCTCCCGCTCGCTTGCGCCGGGATCGATATCAACCTCCTCCTTGATGGGGCCTCACGGATGGCGGAGCGATGCTCTTCCGAAAAGTTCAACGAAAATCCGGCGTACATTTTAGGCGCACTCCACTACCTCGCCGATGTAAGGAAAGGTAAATCATCAACCGTCATGATGCCCTATTCCACTAAACTGTACGGCGTTGCCGATTGGTTCCGGCAACTCTGGGCCGAAAGCCTCGGCAAAGCGAAAGACCTTCAGGGAAAGCAGGTCAATACCGGACAGACGCCGATAAAGGCGCTCGGAGTGACCGACCAGCACTCGCAGGTGCAGCTTTATGTAGAAGGGCCGAACGACAAGATGTTCGTATTCCTTGAGATTGAAAATTTTTCAAAAGAGGTCGTCATACCTGAAGTGTTCGAAGATAAGGCGCCTCTGAAATATCTAGCCGGAAAGAGCCTCAACAAACTTATCAAAACGGAGATGGAAGGGACCGAATACGCCCTGACTACTCACAACCGCCCCAGCATGACAATAAAGTTACCGGAATTGAATGCTCATACCCTTGGACAGCTTATGTTCATGCTCGAAGCGGCGACAGCATACGCCGGTGGGCTTTACGGCATCGACCCGTTCGACCAGCCCGGAGTGGAATTCGGAAAAAAATATACATACGCCATGATGGGGCGCGAAGGTTTCGAGAAGATGAGATCGGAGCTCGAAACCGGAAGCGGCAGTGTAAAACGGAGAACCGTTTAA